TCAAAAAGGCAGCTACTTTGCTAGGCTGAGATGACCCCTTGTTAGAACTTGGACAGGTATTTAGACTTTCAGATATTGGATGAACATCGGGAATCTTAACTTTTTTCGGGCTCTTGATGCTTTCACATTtgctaattaaattatttcctcTTAAGCTCTTCGGATTAGCTAGTGAAGATTTATCTAAATGGGGAACTTTACTTTTAGAACTAACAATATCGTCAACGGCTGGTCGTTTTctactattaaaaaatgaagTAATTGTTGTTTGAGACATCTtaccaatttaatttaacactaTGGGTATAAACTTAGACAAACCTACTATGCAAATTAACCAAAGAAAATAAGCTAAAGCTACGCCAGCCGCTTTTCCCTCCAAAATCAGCGACAAATCTTTCGATCCTAATTCCTAACCTGACTGTCTGATACAATTTGTATGATCTGAAATTTGAATGCAAACCGTTTTGACAGTGACAAGGACGCCACACCCGCGAAAACGTCTGAGGTCTATTCACGAATATAGTTCCCATAGTAAACACGAACGAAGTGTggtcatttttgaattttggaaaaaaatttttttgtgtataaaGAGCCACCGTGATTGTGGTAGTCtttgatagttatttttatgtcctTTAAATCAACTAATGGATTTTATAACTTATTCTGGCAACACCTTTATATGTTCAGGTGAAAGTTCAGTTCAGAACCTCAGACGAggtatatcaaaataatggaCGGAGTCTTGCAATTTGTGGTACCAAGTGATTTTTCAGATTGCTGAGTATTTTCTGGTGGCTGAGTATTTGTGTGCTAAATGATAATTGAGTCTGTACTAATATTCACGAAAACTGCTTTAACGATTTCGTTGAAGTTTGAAATATAGGCATATGCGTGGGTAAAAAATCGACGATCGAGGAAAATTCGTTTTACCCAAATTTTTACCTAactaaagttttgaatttagtGTTTAAGTGTATGCCAATGATATAGGTATAATAGAGATATTTCTGTTCCCCTACGATTCTCTACATATTTACAAgcatcaatttattttgtggtgaCTTCAGTGTATAGATTCTTCTATTAACtctatgtattatatatgagatcttattgtatgtatagatacctactttaatttataaagaatagAGTTTATTAAGCTTAGAGTCTATTAAGGTAACTATCTAAAGGTAAGAAAGTCagagaatttaattaaattatttaaaaataattacgaacttacctatttaaatgtttaatatgaTTTCTTTAAGCAAGGAACTTCTGCTATCGAAACATAAATCCTTGCTATATgagtaaaaacttaaatagtTCTGTATCtgagtaaaaatataagcatAGAgatagaaaaagttctttctgACGAGGAACAGAAACACATCATAACTCTTGATTGGTGAACAAGATGTCAATGTTCATACATCATTGAGTATTAAGGATGACAGCTTTTagctttttacaaaataaccGTAGCCGTAATAATCATAAGTAAAATGGtacacaatatttatatttcctaCAGTATCAGTGTTATTGATGTATAATGCCGCCCAAACCGAGAAATGACACTGAGCATAAGAAAAGCGTATTAGTTGTGCCCAGTAGAGTAGTAAGCAGGCCAGATGAACTCGAAGGGGGCGAAGAGACAGAAATCGCAGCTCAAATATCTGTACCGGAGGAGGGAGGCTGGGGATGGGTAGTAGTTATAGCTGCTTTCTGCTGTATCATGATATTAGATGGAGTTTGTTTCACATTTGGAAGTATGATTCAAGATATCAAGAACGATTTCCAGACAACAGATTCAAAAGTCGCTTTTGTTAATTCCTTGGCAGTcgcgttatattttttattaggacCTCTAGCATCAGCATCTATAAATCGATTTGGATTTAGACTATGTTGTATGTTTGGTTCTGTCGTTGTATCTTGTTCGTTACTTTGTTCATACTTTACCACTAATTACATTTCTCTCTGTGTCTTTTATGGAGCATTCGCTGGCTTgggttattgttttataaatttatcaagTGGTCTTATAGTAGGCTTTTACTTTGAGAAACTACGTGCAATAGCGTTAGCAATAGCTGCAACTGGGTCAAGCGTTGGGATTGCTGTTATGTCTCcagtaaatacatacttaatcAGTGTAGCCGGTTGGAGAGTCACAACTTTATTTCATACGGGATTATTtggtataatatattttatgggaATGACATATAGGCCTCTTTTATCGTTGACAGTGATCACAACCACCGATGACCCAACTCGCACTGTTACTTATTTGCCAAATCTAGCTTCTGTAAGTCAAAGTACTGGTTCACGCGCAAACAATGGAGGCGGGTTAATACCAACTGCAACAGAAAGATTATTTAGTGCAGTATCAAATGCAAATTTTCCAACAGCAGCATCTGTCGTAGTAGAAGGTTTATCTTCAAGTCCAACACAACCAGGTCCATCGACAGCTGCAGCTGTATCAAGGATAACATTAACAGCTCACAGTCCTCATGGGGGAATAAGCAGACGTCAGTTAAAACAAGTGCAATCAATTATATCAAGGACTAGTGTTCAAGATAAATCGAAAAAGAACGTAGAGGTTACGCTTAATATTGATgagcctaaaaaaagaaaatggtgGCAAAGATTATGTCATTGGGAATCACACGTTCCAGAATCCCGACCAATGTATAGAGATGATGCTTTCTATGATggcaaaatagaaaaattacctGAATATCAAAAGAGTATGATGGATACAGGAGAAGCGAAAACAGGGTTAGAATATCAAATGGCTGTATCTAGAGCAGTTACTGCTGTTGATTTAAAGGAAAGGAGAGGTGTTTTTACCACTGCTGCTCGGCGAGTATTAGCTACAATGGTCGACCCAAAACTACTAAGTAGAAAATCGTTCTTACTTTTAAGCTCTAGCgggtttattgtttatttgggCTACTTAGTCccttatgtatttattcaagATCGTAATCGATCCGCCGGAATAGATGATTATCattgtaatatatttgtaaCCGTGATTGGAGTAGCAAATGCTGTGGGCAGATTGGTGATGGGAGCATTAACTAGTAAGTTTGATTCATTAACATTATACTCAGTCGCGTGTTGTTCGGCTGGAACAGCAACTATACTATCTACTATATCTTATAGTTTATATTACCAATACGGTTATTGTgttatatttggattttttataTCTAGCTTTGCGAGTTTAAGAAGTATAGTTGTCGTTTCTATATACGGATTAGATAAATTAACTAATGCTACAGGTTTATTACTGTTATTTCAAGGTTGTGGAAGCTTGATAAGTACTCCAATGGCaggaatattaaaagaaaattttgacTATAAAATTTCGTTTTATATAGCTGGCATGTTTATGTTGTTAGGTGGTATTATCGCTATTCCGGTAAGAATATTAGCCAGCAGGGAAGATGAGCGTGAACATGagatgaaaaaatatacacaaagctacaaaaataaaaactaattatgTGATACGAAAACTCCAATCCGGTCAATCTAGACgttcaaaattaaagtaataccaggaattaaaaaaattaaatctcaaaATTTCTATGCTTCCATCGCTCCgatacatgaaaaaaaaaatatttgagctCGAAGGGGATAAAATGAGATTAACGTGATTTTCTTTTAACCGTTAAgttatcaatttaaattataatgaaaataaacaaaacagacaaacatttattcatcttgctctgcgccaacgtcAATCTCCTGTCTGGTTTCCTTCCCCCAAATGTTGACTACGAGtagaagagattgcattagcgataagtcctttgtaccatctctgttttgtatatttaactcttatgatgcaataaagacttttatatacctaactatacaaaatatcataatatacctacttacacaacatacacacacaataattattacacaTATTAAAATCTAGGTACAATTTTGGCCCGAAGTAATTTTACGATCAACCGACTTaacgttttaaagaaaatcgagaatttactttacttttgaccccatataagtttttttttttcattataagtatatttttcattatagatatataattacattgttaattatgttttttgcaatttcacttacctacctactttatgctgattgtgattttatttgataactaCCCTCGCTCTTTTTTTTGGTCTAGTTTGAAGTGTGGGAGAgatatattcaaataattcgttgtatacttacttataacgATTTACAAGTAAGCTTTGTAATCAACTATGTaaccaattaaaataaaataacagatacaaacatatttttattttttgtacaacgAATATTGGTTTTCTGAGTCAGCATTTAAGCTAGTTAATAAATCAAGACAATAGGCATATTCATTCTCCGTATCATATTGATCAGCATCGCGATCAGAGAATGCTAGTTTGGATGCATGTTTTATGGTGCAGTGTTAAGTACGGCGTTTCGGATTCTAAATGGATCGGTTTATATGCGTCCGAGAGTCCGTGTTATTGGATCGCGATGCTAGACGTGATGTTCTGGACCCAGCTTAAAACAATTCCGTAAAATAATGAGCGGCAAGTATAAGcccatttattttatagtgcgcaaatttttaaaactttttttaatataatcgcGGGATAGAGGTGCGTTGATTACCCCCAATCTGTGCCCATGATAAAGACTCCTTCGAATAATTAGGATCCTGTAGATATCATGCATCCGGCAACATCGATTGCGATATTAAATCCCGCAGCAGCAGATTGGTCAAAATGGCGTGAGGTGAGGAGTTTATTTCTTACCTCAAACTGCAGTTAACAGTACCGCAAGTATATACATTCATGGTTAGGTCTGTCCAGTTTTATGACATCGAAGCATGGCTAGTTTTAAAGCGGTAAAAGCAGTTTGCCACAAAGACGAAAATAATGCACTAGACGTGCGAAGTTTCGTGGAGTGTGTTACGTGAGAAACTACCGCACCCGCGGTTGCTTTTATATCCGTGTCACAGCAGgattttaatacataagtattgttttattatacagGCAAACGATGATCGTACGGAACCCTCCTTGCGCGAATACAACTCGCAATTGGCCggtttttaaatcataaatctCATAGGTCATTATAGTTCTAAATATACCTCTTGCAATGAATCTTGTATCTTccataaatgtttgtttgtaaaatttttagtgcacatgaaaaagaaagataatatattacaaaacagtcattggatttagaagaatatgtacaatagcggacttatcccaattttTCGTAGTTTCTGGTATCTATCATCTAGGTAATATCAACCACAAAATAGCTACCACATCCAACTTTTGCATCTAACTCACATCATGTTCCAATTTGATAGCGATAGCATtcactttgattttttttactggcaACATTGTGAATATTCATTTCATGTTCGAGGCTTCGAGCGCATTTTGTTCTGCGACCGGCCGCCATAGTCAAACAAAAGGATTGCAATGAgacgataaattttatttattgcaagtTGTTGAAgtgttttaatttactaaatGAGTTCTAAATCAGATGTAAATAGAAGAGTACTCGCCATTCAGGCGAAAAAAAAGCGTCATAAACTAGGTAAGAAGAAAAATCGTGAGGAGGATCACGGCGGTGGTGGACAAGGAAACGGGCTGCGTAACCAGACCCAGAACCGTTTAGAACCTACACATAGTTCTTCCAATGAGACGATTGAAGAAGATGAAGATGAGCAATACGCTAGTGACGATGAGGAGCAAGAGGATACTGCAGACTATTGCAAGGGTGGATACCATCCTGTCGAGATTGGCGACTTGTTTCTGAATCGCTACCACGTCATAAGGAAATTGGGATGGGGCCATTTTTCAACAGTGTGGTTGTGTTGGGATCTAGTCGACAAGCGATTCGTAGCGTTGAAGGTGGTGAAGTCGGCGCCCCACTTTACCGAAACAGCTTTAGATGAAATCAAAATACTGAAAGCAGTTCGGGACAGCGACCCTGCAGATCCTAAACGGAATAAAACCGTTCAGTTGCTGAATGATTTTAAGATAACTGGAGTGAATGGTACACATGTGTGCATGGTGTTCGAAGTGCTAGGTCACCATCTTCTGAAGCTGATACTCAAATCTAACTATAGAGGAATCCCACgtgaaaatgttaaaactaTTATACGTCAAGTGTTGGAAGCATTAGACTACCTCCACACTAAATGTAAGATAATTCATACTGACATCAAACCTGAAAATGTATTGGTTTGTGTCGACGAGACTTATATTCGAAAATTGGCAGCTGAAGCTTTGGAACTACATTCCCTGGGTTTAAAAATGCCTGTTTCCTTTATAAGCACTGCTCCTAGAGATGAACAAGATTCAGGGAAGGCTAAAATgagcaaaaacaaaaaaaagaaacttaagAAGAAGGCCAAGCGTAAGTCTATGTTGATAAAGATACAGATGGAGCAAATAGAGGAGATGGAAGAACAAAAAAAGGTGGAGCTTAACAGCGAATCAGCTCCAATGTCTCAAGACAATGATGACTCTCCTCAGACTCCCGAGGAAGCCAGTGTAATTGAAACCACCCGTTCTGAGAATGAGACAGTGATCAACGGTTGTAGTGGTATACAGAGAGATGATGAAGCATTTGACACCGATGCAGAGGCAGTGCAGGTGAGAAATAAACAGTATGGATGTGGAGATGATGCTGGGACTCCAATGTCTGAAGGAGAATTGACTGATACACTTCCCTCTTTCAACTCCCAGTCTACTAAAGTTAAACCTATGGAGAAAACACCTGATCCTGTGTATGAAGTTTGTGATTTGGAAGTGAAGATAGCTGACTTAGGCAATGCTTGCTGGGTTCATCAGCATTTCACTGAAGACATTCAAACAAGGCAATATCGGTCTCTTGAGGTCCTACTAAGTTCTGGATATGGGACCTCTGCTGATATATGGAGTACTGCCTGTATGGCTTTTGAGTTGGCCACTGGAGATTATCTATTTGAGCCCCACTCTGGAACAGGGTACACCCGTGATGAAGATCATCTTGCACACATTATAGAATTACTTGGTGACATTCCCAAAAGAATTGCAGCATCTGGAAAGTACTCAAAGACATATTTCAACAAGAAAGGTGAACTGAGAAGTATAACAGGGCTGAAACCATGGGGTTTAGAAGCTGTACTCACTGAGAAGTATGAATGGAGTCGGAAAGATGCAGAGGAATTTGCTGAATTTTTAAAGCCTATGCTTGACTTTGATCCTAATCGCCGTGCCACGGCGTACGAGTGCCTTCAGCACCCATGGTTGCAACCATCTAAGCTTGAACAAGAGGAATCTGAAGAATAATGTACATGCTCTCTTTTGGAATGAGTGCTAATTCATTCGTGAAATTAGTAGTGTCTACATACAAAGTATTTCAGTgtttacattttaatcaaagtttatttatggatttgtttgtgaataatttaatttgtaccaAGATTGTTTACCTAGCAATCCTTTATTGGAAAATTGTGTGCAACTACTGAGGTACCCAACAGAAGTGTCAGCAACAAGAAGTGGCAAAGTATAAGATACACTTGCTGCTCAAGTTTATAACTACttttgttcagattaatatagCAATTGGCATAAATTTAGACAACATTAAATTACCCAATTGTACAGATAGCTTTAGGAAAAATTGTGATGTATGTAGACAATATAGGTTTTGTCACATTAATCTTTTAGGAATTTATTAGTTGACATAGCTCAGCacttaaaacatctagaattGAGGAACCTAATATATAAAGTCATGCATGAAATCTGTAGCCATTTTGGTAGTATTTTCACATAGTTTAAGTTTGTGTTTTATCACTATCACAATAAAAATCTCATAATGTAAACTTTAGGAATAAGACAGTATTTGTAATGCCACACCTCCGAGACTGCCTTTTTATAATCAATGAGTCATCTAAATTTAACAATGGCTGGAGTCTACTTTCAATTGAGGCAGTTTGAATACAGTGTCCTCTGCCAGCTGATAGCTATATTATCATAGATCCCAATTTACATGACcatttgtattaattatatatgcaAATTTACATGAATAAATTGTCAAAATGAGCTtgttactttgtttttttattttgttcttattcccttatgttctttttaaatactaaattttGTCAAGGGATTATAGAGaagaataataatacctatatttgGGCTGAGGACACTTTGTATGCAGTTTCTTATGAGTACATATCAAGATAATTGTGTTGCGTCATGAATTGACTGCCTGTCTGACGCCTTAGAATACGCTATGTAATGTACGATTACATTGTGGGAGTAAGAGTTATTGAAATCGCTGTTATAATGTAAAAACTACTGGTGGTACCCACATTAAGGAAATTAAAAGGCAAGAAGCTTCGGCcatggacgaagtcgcgagctaGAGTCGAAGTAAACTAATATATAGTGGGAGGGTGGAGCTAAAAGGGCTACCGAGAGTTAAGATGATAGATAGGTTTTttctttaatgtatttattattattatgagaaaaataaacaaaaagggACAATACCAAGGTTATAGGTATTTCACGAAGACTAACATGtattgttactatttgaatcacaattccatcattaagccatcccgctgaacgtggccttacaatcctttcgagactgctggctctgtctaccccgtaagagataaagtcGTGATATTGTATCATGGTGATTGAAATGTTGCATGGCTTTATGCCCATAAAGCCAAGTCAGTCACTGACTTGTATGTAACTCGTCTAGTGGTGTATAAAGGTATGATTTGGTTGTTACCAATAATCTATGGTAAACGAAATGGGGAATGTGATGTTTAATAAGATATTgtgaatagaaaagggtatgccatatttttaaatgataatcCTAGGTCCAAGACGATAGTAGGTACCTTACCTGAGCATGATctggtgaaaggtcaggtcaagagaacCTGTAAGTTGTACTTATATGAATTAGAATGTACTTAGATGCAAGACAATATGGGAAAAAATTCTGCTGCCTAGTACTCTGGGGAATAGTGGTTAGGTCTAACTAGGGAAAACGCGTTCTatctaaaaactagttttaactgtaacagttataatgtaaatgcatacagtaggtacatacatactttcaaaacgttttttttataattacggGTCAATGGGCTAGTTGActtatattgaattttatattttaaatgaatattttctattGTAGTAAGCTTAGGACtcaaactttaataatatCGATTAAAACGAtggttactatatttttatgaaaactatTAAAAGTCAATTTAATCTTCAAACTTACCCACAGGTTAGCCAGGGTTTTTAGACGAAGTGATTACATATTCTTTGGTTTTTAAAGAACAAATGTTCGCTTAGAATAGTAAAATGAaaaggtccactccatctcttttcgatggatgtcgttaaaggcgtctaagggataggcttataaagtagagattcttcttttatgcgatgggctaggaacccGTCACCATTTGgatctatcagtcttttcaatactgttggctctgtctacctcgcaagggatatagacgtaattatatgtatgtttgtttagttTAAAACGTGACGTCAGATcacagataataaatacacTAATATGGCGAACAGCGTTTTCGTTCGTTTTTGAAAAgtatgattttaaattaatttttgagacgttataggtatttaaaaaatgtaattaactttatattttttttataacaaatatgaACTTTTTAGTACCAACTTGAAAAATGAGTCAGCTAGCCTACTGAAATACTCATATAATGTTTGTTAGGGAATAGGTAtgcattgtaaaatatagtatgtaACTATG
The window above is part of the Amyelois transitella isolate CPQ chromosome 11, ilAmyTran1.1, whole genome shotgun sequence genome. Proteins encoded here:
- the LOC106135191 gene encoding SRSF protein kinase 1, with translation MSSKSDVNRRVLAIQAKKKRHKLGKKKNREEDHGGGGQGNGLRNQTQNRLEPTHSSSNETIEEDEDEQYASDDEEQEDTADYCKGGYHPVEIGDLFLNRYHVIRKLGWGHFSTVWLCWDLVDKRFVALKVVKSAPHFTETALDEIKILKAVRDSDPADPKRNKTVQLLNDFKITGVNGTHVCMVFEVLGHHLLKLILKSNYRGIPRENVKTIIRQVLEALDYLHTKCKIIHTDIKPENVLVCVDETYIRKLAAEALELHSLGLKMPVSFISTAPRDEQDSGKAKMSKNKKKKLKKKAKRKSMLIKIQMEQIEEMEEQKKVELNSESAPMSQDNDDSPQTPEEASVIETTRSENETVINGCSGIQRDDEAFDTDAEAVQVRNKQYGCGDDAGTPMSEGELTDTLPSFNSQSTKVKPMEKTPDPVYEVCDLEVKIADLGNACWVHQHFTEDIQTRQYRSLEVLLSSGYGTSADIWSTACMAFELATGDYLFEPHSGTGYTRDEDHLAHIIELLGDIPKRIAASGKYSKTYFNKKGELRSITGLKPWGLEAVLTEKYEWSRKDAEEFAEFLKPMLDFDPNRRATAYECLQHPWLQPSKLEQEESEE
- the LOC106134998 gene encoding monocarboxylate transporter 2, yielding MPPKPRNDTEHKKSVLVVPSRVVSRPDELEGGEETEIAAQISVPEEGGWGWVVVIAAFCCIMILDGVCFTFGSMIQDIKNDFQTTDSKVAFVNSLAVALYFLLGPLASASINRFGFRLCCMFGSVVVSCSLLCSYFTTNYISLCVFYGAFAGLGYCFINLSSGLIVGFYFEKLRAIALAIAATGSSVGIAVMSPVNTYLISVAGWRVTTLFHTGLFGIIYFMGMTYRPLLSLTVITTTDDPTRTVTYLPNLASVSQSTGSRANNGGGLIPTATERLFSAVSNANFPTAASVVVEGLSSSPTQPGPSTAAAVSRITLTAHSPHGGISRRQLKQVQSIISRTSVQDKSKKNVEVTLNIDEPKKRKWWQRLCHWESHVPESRPMYRDDAFYDGKIEKLPEYQKSMMDTGEAKTGLEYQMAVSRAVTAVDLKERRGVFTTAARRVLATMVDPKLLSRKSFLLLSSSGFIVYLGYLVPYVFIQDRNRSAGIDDYHCNIFVTVIGVANAVGRLVMGALTSKFDSLTLYSVACCSAGTATILSTISYSLYYQYGYCVIFGFFISSFASLRSIVVVSIYGLDKLTNATGLLLLFQGCGSLISTPMAGILKENFDYKISFYIAGMFMLLGGIIAIPVRILASREDEREHEMKKYTQSYKNKN